Within the Hevea brasiliensis isolate MT/VB/25A 57/8 chromosome 2, ASM3005281v1, whole genome shotgun sequence genome, the region atagtcgatgctccacaactctctcccacaacttcatagtatggctcatgagtttaattcccccatagcttgagcaactctgtatgtctcccttatttttaaaaataggtacgaaaatactcctcctccattcatcaggcattttctttgagtttagaatcttattaaataatttagttaaccaagccactcccatatctcccaaacacttccacacttcaattggtattccatcgggtccacaggctttacccacttttattctcttaagtgcttcctttacttctaaagatctaatccttctagtataattcacattcttttctattgttctatagtctatattcacgctattatcattttgactattattaaagagatcattaaaataatttctccatttttctttaatgtcctcatctttcaccaacaattttccttctttatccttaatgcacctaatttgattgagatcttgatatttcctttctctcctccttgctaatctataaatatctttctccccttctttagttctaagtttctcatataacttttcaaaggcctgtgctcttgcttgactaactgccttttttgcttctttttttgctatcttgtactattcatatgcctaattgttatcacatttaggtaatttcttataccattccctttttatgttcactgccttttgtacttcctcattccaccaccatctctcttttgaggatggtccatgtcctttagactctccgagtacttttctagctacttctctaatctttgatgccatctgtatccacatatcattggcctccatattcagcttccatacttcggactcgagaaactcatttttaaacttcacttgctttacttctttgaactcccaccatttGGTTCgaactacactatttcttctgaccttacttgaattgttcctaaacttgacatccaagaccactaaccgatgttgacttgttaaagcctctcctgaaatgaccttgcaatccttgcataaaactctatttgtcttcctggttaagaggaagtcgatttggcttctatgttgcccacttttgaaagtcactaaatgtgactctctttttataaagtaggtatttgctagtattagatcgtatgccatagcaaaatctaggatacttgttccctcctcatttcgactgccaaaaccaaaacctccatgaacattctcataaccttgcctatcacttcctacatgttcattcaaatctccaccaatgaaaacattctcttcattcggtatgctttgcattaaatcatccatatcttcccaaaatcttTATTTACCCTCACTATCTAGtcttatttgtggggcataagcactaactacatttattgtttctccttctagtactatttttactagtataattctatcttctagtcttttcacagctattccagcgtctttcaatgttctgtctatgattatgcctacTTCGtttttgtttctctcctttccggtaaaccacagtttgtaccctgaattacccacttccttgcttttctctcctgcCCATTtaatctcctgaatgcaagcaatattcacccttctcctttccaaggtatctacaagctccattaattttcctgtaagtgatccaacattcaaaGTACCaatcctgatcctcctcctatcctgttccttcctaattggtctccttctatgatatcttctattattttctatgtctattttGTGTTCTATTCTACTATCTATTCTACTATTTGtcatatggactaacttctttacccacacctgtccatgatgtgggaatccttgctcacttaacaccacaccaggGAGCCGGTATggtgcgtcgctttcggtgaacgccctacacccttgcatatttctcactacacccgggctccgatgtagcgcgttgtAAGTAGAGGAtgtcccaacgtttatatcatttgaatccatatcataaggtatgacgaaatttttacgctggttgtcacctaccgcaaccctcctcctttatccggactTGGGACCGAATGCACGTAAATGTATAAGAGAATATAAACTTAAAGACTAACtataaaatttcttatttaaattcgatcaataataaatttaatatataaatatgtaaaatttatatatttaaaaggtaaatattataatatatattgggTATTAGATCTACAGACTGTATTAGATAAGAATCAAATAATAATTTTCCCATTTTCATAACAGGTATAACAGCAATGCTAACAGTGTGAACTTTGATCCGAGTCCAATTTCTTAGTGGGGTCTCGCTCACTTTTACACCAACAATAGGCCCATTCGCTGTGTACTTTTTTCTGAGTTGCCCTGtaaaattatttcattttttttttctctgtgtCCACTAGCCTTCTGCGATGAAGATGTCTCTTTGGAATTCTCAAAGTCAATGAAGACTCCTCCCCTGCCTCGCACGCCAGCCCAAAGTCCAAAGGGACGAAGTAATTAATTACAACGTGATTTTTAAGTTACCCTGAATGGCCAATGCAGTCTATATATAACCAGTCTCTACTAAAATCAAGCAAGCAGTAATATACTACAAAATTTGGAGAGGAATGGGTTGCAGTGAGAGCACACAACGCTTTAGGAGGCGCACGTATGGGGCTTCTGGAACTCAGGCAGAAGACATGGACACTGAAGCAGCTGATATATCTTTGGCAACTATTGGTGCAGTGGCTGGAGTTTTTCTTGTTGCTTGTGGTGTGGTGGCGTTGATGTGAAGCTCAGGACCTTCTAATAGGAAAACAATGAAAGCTCCTGGTAGGAATTATCACATTTTCAGGGATGATTTTGAGGATGATCCTGCAAGCTATTTTCGCAACCTACGTGAATAAATGATATAGCAGGTCTTAAATATTGCAGTGTTGTTGGTGCTTCTGTTTCAATTAGTAATGGAATTGAAAATTTAGTTTTTGGAATTAGCAGGAAATAAATTGCACACCGCCTCTTTCATTTGCCCATAATTTAGTTTTTTAAATGTATACATTTACTGTTATAGGGCAAGGCTTCAATCGTGGTCATGGAGCAATAACCAGAGCTGTAAGGAGCCGTAAGGATAAGGACAAACAAGGTGATGATTACAGATATGGATTCCCAGCTAGCATTGAGCAATTATAATCAATTAATAATAGATTTCTGTCTTGACTTGTTGCTCTAATTAACGTGAAgcaatatgactttggaaaattTTCATTGACCTTTTCATCCAATTCTTGAAATATAAGACAAATCAGAACCTGCCGACAAGTAACAATAGATTATAGATCCATGTGTCAATATAATCAAGCTTATAAATCTCTTTCTgagttatcaaaaaaaaaaatttatttaatttatttaatttttataaaatgagaTTCGAAATTTCAGAATATTCAGAATATTGAATTACCACTACGCAATAGAATACAATCCTCTCTCCCTTTCACCATCATATCCCCTTTGACTTTTTGCCATATATCTAGCTGTCTGTGGAATAAATTCTCCAACCTCATTCcacgaacatcaaaatatatacaGCTAGTGAAACCCgtcttattaaaaaaaatcaaagccACCATGAAACCTTGCTCGAAGTCCCTGAGCATTATCATCCTTCTACACCTCTGTTTCTCCTTCTATCTCAAGGACTCCCTTTGTGCAGATAACATTCCTTATGTTCCCATAGAAAATACTGCACTAGATTGTGGTTCCTATGGTTTGAAAACTTTGTCCTTCGATGGTCGGAACTGGACTGGCGATGTCAGATCAAAGTTTGTGGCTTTCAACCGGTACACAAAATCTACAGTATCGACGGCCTCTTCCATGGACCCTGGAGTCCCCCAAGTTCCTTATAAGACAGCTAGGCTATTCTATTCTGAATTCACCTACATCTTCAATGTTACACCCGGCCCAAAATTTGTCCGTCTTCACTTCTATCCACATTCTTATTCTGGTCTGGATGCCTCCAAGGCGTTTCTCTCAGTTACTTGTGGTCACTACACTCTCCTTAGCAACTTCAGTGCTTCTCTAGGTGCCAATTACAATAACGTGCATACTTTTGTCAAGGAATTCATAATTCATGTGCAAAACGATTCACTTCATCTGACGTTTAGCCCTTCTTCGAATGCTCCTGATGCGTTTGCGTTTGTCAACGGAATTGAAGTTGTTTCGATGCCATTGCATCTCTACATACGAGGCGAGGATGCACCTCTTCCTTTTGTTGGGTATCCGGCTGTGGTAATCAGACTGGACAGTACATCTGCACTTGAGACAGTTTACAGAATCAATGTGGGAGGGGGCGATGATGTTTCTCCCAAATCAGATACGGGGATGTTTCGCACTTGGAAACCGGATGCTCAATACATATTTGGAGCTGCTTTTGGGCAATTGGCATATGATTTTGATCTTAATGTTAGCTACACACCAACAGTACCAGCATACACCGCACCTGTTGACGTATATCGCACCGGCCGTTTTATGGGAACTAATGCTGCGATCAACTTAAACTATAATTTAAGTTGGCTTTTTCCCATTGAAACTGGTTTTATCTATCTTGTCAGGCTCCATTTCTGTGAGCTTGATCGGAATATAACAAAGATAAACCAGAGAGTATTTTCTATATATATCAATAATCAAACAGCCCAGGATCAAGCTGATGTCATTGCGTGGAGCGGTGGGCAAGGTATTCCAGTGTACAAGGACTACATCGCAATGTTTCCACAAGAGAGAGAAAGGATTCGGGATCTTTGGGTGGAGCTTCACCCCAACACCAAAACGAAGCCTCAATACTACGACGCGATTTTAAATGGGGTGGAGATATTCAAATTAAGCAATTCTTGTGGAGATCTCGCGGGACTCAATCCACCACAACAGCGGGGATTGCTAGTTAATCCCTCCACTAGATCATCCGGAAGTTCAAAGAAAAGACTACTTACCATTGTTGGCTGCTCGGTCAGCGGAGTGGTCTTGGCATTTCTTATCCTGTGCTTGCTTGCTTTCTGGATCAGAGCAGCAAgcgagagaaaaaagaaaaggaagacaAGCCATGCCCAGTCAAACAGTCGCTATTTCCCTTTGAGGGAGATAAAAGCAGCAACTAATAACTTTGATGAGGCACAGGTTATTCTTACTGGTGGGAAATTCTGATCTGACTCCATGAGTGGAATTCTCAAGAGATCATAATGCCAGTTGGGAAGCacaaataataaataaagaaGCTCCATAACGACTCTCATCACCATTTGAAACAAGAGAAGTTTTGGCATCCAATAGTTTCCAAAATGTAATTCTACCATGCGTGCTGATCCATGTTCTTTGTAatacatttatttttttcctttttaattggcTGACAAAAGAATAAAGAAATACAAAAGTTTAGACAAAAAAATCTTTTCGTTGGTTAAATTAAATTTTCCTTTTTATAATTAATACGATCAAAGTTTTTATTAAATTGAGAGTTCAAATTTCATCAACTGTCCCTTCTAACGAAGGATTTATAAAtctcattaataaaaaaattagtaatATGCTCTAGCCTTAAACTTAAAAATCTTCTCTCACTTAACTTAAAAGTCTTCTCTGTAACActttcactgtagcaattctgtacattctattatTCACCGTTACATTCTCTCACTTAACTTTTTAAAATAAAgagaaatttataatttatatgatcACCTCACAATACATGGAAACGATTACTTCAAATTTCTTTTTCTAAAATGACCTCTCCGATTCCTTGTTGAATTTCAGACAAGATCACACGTAAGGAGAGGAAACAATATTGAAATGTCCTAGAAGACTACATAAGTGGACAGATTACAATCAAGGACATGTGGATATACCTGCTCCTACCAACTAATTTTAAGGAGTAATATAAGCTAAGATGTCTTAGTTTGACTAAAGCTGTAGCTTACATATTAATTAAGCACTTGCCCTTTAATATATGCTATTAGAACAAAATATAACCATAGAAAAATTACCCAACCAAAGTTTTCAACTTGCAAAGTAAAGTTGTATGCCTGTTTAGTTTTGAGAGCTTAGAACACGTTAAGTAAAGAAAGAGAAAGGAGAACCATCCTTCTGtttatttcataaatattttatttttataaattatcatTATGttgttaaaataattataacatcacTTTcatcaaaataaaagaaaaataaagaaaaattattttttataataatatttttttatgccTTTCGTTTATGTTTTTAATCTCTTTATGCTCTTTTCTAAATAGTAATGCATTGCCTTTATAGTTTCTAAAGTTattgcataattttttttaataaaagttgataataaatttaaaataatgatataaacataattaatttctatttttattattctaaaaaacattagattttaaaaaaaaataaattttaacaacaatAATTAAGTTTTAATCTCAAATTAATTGACACTAGCTATATGTATATTTTTTCACCATTTAGCTATGTTCTCTATTTGAggctaattttatattaatatttaaaaattataaatgttttgatattatttcacttcatattattttatatttcctcttttttctttttactatTCACCACTAATTTATCATATTTTTATACTACACTCATTATCACATTTTCATATGTGTAATATATACTCTTTTGACAAATGTGATTATTTATTATCATAATACCAAAAATTCATTTTAACATATGCATTTCTATCATATTCATTTTGTGGATGTGTTAGTACTTTAAATAAGCAACATTCACTTTTATTAACATAATTGATCTAGGGATGGTATCAGTTAGGTTATCCACAAAATCAAGGATATCCAAACTTGAGCTCAATTACAATTAACTTGAATCCATCCAAATCCATTAGAATttacctcctttttttttttttactaaaaatttATGCATAGAGGATATGCAGGTCAGATACCTAAACTAGAgttcaaaatattaaaaaattatataaaaaatataaatttaaaataattaaataaaaataatcatgTTATAAGAATCTTCATAAATTATATCAAACGAAATGTCaaataataacaaattaaaaatttaactaaaaattttgaataaaataaaattttaaaatataaatttaaagaaatttaCCTAAATAGATTAGGGTACTGGAACCATCCACTATTCGTTATTCCAttaagggggtgtttggtttacctgttgggtgcaTCTGATAGCTGATGGACACCCAAACAAGTAAATTATAGTGTTTGGcaagcttaaaaaaatagagctgatagctgatagacaactgatatgatacccatcagctgcagtttgtgtcagctctatttttagagctgtgtCTCATCGgctgatagctgatttgattttattttttattttgaccatattatcttattttatttaatttaaaaattaatattattaatatttttattttttatttataattttaatattttaattaacgtattttaattttattaaaatattttttattaataacataaaatataaaatatttatttatatctagaaacttaaaattaattataaatttttctattaacaataataattattttattattttatctatatttttaaaattatttaattatcttaaaaaataattattttcttatttcaataataaaataaatgatataatataataaattaataattatatatttatttaaataatataatatattaatttaataattatatatttaatttaataataaaataaataatataatgtaataaatttataattttatatttatttaaaaattaaataaattatatgatatatacccttattagtcatttcacatatcaacagcaacagttaaatataattttatcaaacacttaacataaaataACTATCATCGGCTATCAGTTATCggctatcagctaacagtaacagctGTCAGTTATATTCAACGGTTAAACCAAACAGGCCCTAACTAAACTGATTGGGTAGTGGGTATCTGGGGTGTGTGGAACTCCAATGCTACCCAAACTTGTGACGGgtatatttaaaatttcaaagttGAATACAACCAAACTCATTTAAAATGTACTCAAACACATATTATTAGGATTTAAATTTGTGTACTTATTAAAACTTGCCCGACTACCATCACTAAATTGATGTGAACACAAATATatagaaaaatttaaatttaaataagaaataattactaaattttcaaatgatatatcctatatgttattGACAATTTATTAAGTTCGACCacagattatattatatatgaatCTAATATTTTGAATTATCATGAACAGTTGAAAAGTTTTTAGACTGAATTTGACTTtgagtttcaaaattaaaaaagcattttaaaaaaaatataattttagaaactattaaaaaattaatttaaaaaattattttattattttaatattataaaaatattaaatctaatttttaatatttttaattaaaatattcaaacaaaaaatatttttaataacagGTATAAAACAATGCTAAACAGTGTGAACTTTGATCAGAGTCCAATAAACTATGATTGGTCTCATTCATTCTTACACCAACAATAGGCCCATTTGCGGTTCTTTATTTTTTGGTTCTTTGGCCATTAGGCTTCTGCGATGAATTCGTTTCGTTGGAAATCTCAGTGCCTCGCATGCCAGCCAACAGCATGGGACTTCTGGAACGCAACCTGAAGACATTGACACTAAATTAAGCAGCTGATGTATATTTGGCAACTGTTGTTGCAGTGGGTGGAAGAGTTGTTTTTGCTTGTGGTGTGGTTGCTCTGATTTCAGGCTCAGGATCTTCTAATGCTGAAAGGAAAACAATGGAAGCCCCTGGAAGGAATTATCGCATTTTCAGGGATGACTTTGAGGATGATATTGCAAGCTATTTTCACAAACTATGCGGCTAAAAGATATAGCAGGTCTTAAATTACAGTGTTGTTGATGTTTCTGTTTTAATTAGTAATGGAAATCGAAATTTAATTTTCAGTGCCACTGAACTCTCCAATTGACATGAAGCATTGTAGCTTGTTGCTCCAATTAGCATGTAGGAATATGACATTGGAAAATT harbors:
- the LOC110664647 gene encoding receptor-like protein kinase FERONIA, whose translation is MGCSESTQRFRRRTYGASGTQAEDMDTEAADISLATIGAVAGVFLVACGQGFNRGHGAITRAVRSRKDKDKQDNIPYVPIENTALDCGSYGLKTLSFDGRNWTGDVRSKFVAFNRYTKSTVSTASSMDPGVPQVPYKTARLFYSEFTYIFNVTPGPKFVRLHFYPHSYSGLDASKAFLSVTCGHYTLLSNFSASLGANYNNVHTFVKEFIIHVQNDSLHLTFSPSSNAPDAFAFVNGIEVVSMPLHLYIRGEDAPLPFVGYPAVVIRLDSTSALETVYRINVGGGDDVSPKSDTGMFRTWKPDAQYIFGAAFGQLAYDFDLNVSYTPTVPAYTAPVDVYRTGRFMGTNAAINLNYNLSWLFPIETGFIYLVRLHFCELDRNITKINQRVFSIYINNQTAQDQADVIAWSGGQGIPVYKDYIAMFPQERERIRDLWVELHPNTKTKPQYYDAILNGVEIFKLSNSCGDLAGLNPPQQRGLLVNPSTRSSGSSKKRLLTIVGCSVSGVVLAFLILCLLAFWIRAASERKKKRKTSHAQSNSRYFPLREIKAATNNFDEAQVILTVGGRVVFACGVVALISGSGSSNAERKTMEAPGRNYRIFRDDFEDDIASYFHKLCG